In Eleginops maclovinus isolate JMC-PN-2008 ecotype Puerto Natales chromosome 10, JC_Emac_rtc_rv5, whole genome shotgun sequence, the following proteins share a genomic window:
- the tubgcp2 gene encoding gamma-tubulin complex component 2 produces the protein MSEFRIHHDVNELLSLLHVRGGDGAEGYIDLLQKHRTPYVNTTVSSHSAKVKLAEFSKTPEDFLRKYEELKSKNVRNLDPLVYLLSKLCEDKETLQFLQQNAKERSESSTNTTATTTTSYSLPQTSTKMSMQELDELRKKLGNVTASSNAPMPAEVTRKMLRDKHNKKNPTQPNPVFPNWVYDRPALLGDFITSPSQTGDPAVAIGTMPLPAQEQALVEDLLFVLVGVDGRDITAQPVLGRQNRSFIVDSTLDMSIKELVNRILPVASYYSTITRFIEEKSSFEYGQVNHALTAAMRTLMKEYLILVTQLEHLQRQGLLSLQKLWFYIQPTMRTMEILASIASSVDKGECMGGSTLSLLHDRTFNYTGDSQAQELCLYLTKAASVPYFEILEKWTYRGIIKDPYSEFMVEEHELQKEKIQEDYNDKYWDQRYTIVQHRIPSFLQKMADKILSTGKYLNVVRECGRDVTCPDAKEVLYTLKERAYVEQIEKAYNYASKVLLDFLMEEKELVARLRSIKHYFLMDKGDFFVHFMDLTEEELKKPVDDIVPPRLEALLELALRMSTANTDPFKDDLKIDLMPHDVITQLLRVLAIETKQEKAIINAEPTDTGLSGLEAFSFDYIVKWPLSLIINRKALTRYQMLFRHIFYCKHVERLLCNVWICNKDFKLYSSNCAKWFAAAFALRQRMLNFVQNIQYYMMFEVMEPTWHIMENNLKTASNIDDVLCHHTSFLDNCLKDCMLTNPELLRIFSKLMSVCVMFTSCMQRFTQSKRLERLSREQGTMDGPPTEREHAEEAEKKKLNTKLLSEHADTLQSDAGFETSISKFDSNFSTLLLDLLDKLSIYSTNDCEHSMISIIYRLDFNGFYTERLEKMAIERSQKASA, from the exons ATGAGTGAGTTCAGGATCCACCATGATGTGAACGAGCTGCTGAGCCTGCTGCATGTCCGAGGAGGTGATGGAGCAGAGGGCTACATAgacctgctgcagaaacacaggaCTCCCTATGTCAATACTACAGTTTCTTCTCACAGTGCTAAG GTCAAATTAGCGGAGTTTTCGAAAACCCCTGAGGACTTCTTGAGGAAGTACGAGGAGCTCAAGTCCAAAAATGTTCGAAACCTCGACCCTCTTGTCTACCTGCTGTCCAAACTCTGTGAGGATAAAGAG ACGCTCCAGTTTCTGCAGCAAAATGCCAAAGAGAGGTCAGAGTCATCCACAAACACAACGGCAACAACGACCACAAGCTACAGTCTGCCTCAGACCAGCACCAAGATGTCCATGCAGGAGCTGGACGAACTGCGGAAGAAGCTCGGCAACGTGACTGCAAGCTCCAACGCTCCTATG CCTGCTGAAGTCACACGGAAGATGCTGAGGGACAAACACAACAAGAAGAACCCCACACAGCCCAACCCTGTGTTTCCTAACTGGGTGTACGACCGTCCCGCTCTCCTCGGAGACTTCATCACCAGCCCGAGCCAAACAGGAGATCCAGCTGTAGCTATCG GTACGATGCCCCTGCCTGCTCAGGAACAGGCTCTGGTGGAGGATTTGCTCTTTGTGCTGGTTGGAGTTGATGGGCGGGACATCACAGCTCAGCCTGTCCTGGGGAGACAGAACCGCTCCTTCATCGTCGATTCAACGCTGGACATGTCCATCAAAGAGCTGGTTAACAGAATATTACCTGTTGCATCATATTACTCCACTATAACACG CTTCATTGAGGAGAAGTCGTCCTTTGAGTACGGCCAGGTGAACCACGCACTGACGGCGGCCATGAGGACCCTGATGAAGGAGTACCTGATCCTGGTCACTCAGCTGGAGCACCTGCAGCGGCAGGGCCTGCTGTCCCTGCAGAAGCTCTGGTTTTACATCCAGCCCACCATGAGGACCATGGAGATACTGGCCTCCATCG CTTCCTCGGTGGACAAAGGGGAGTGTATGGGTGGGTCGACACTGAGCCTCCTCCACGATCGAACCTTCAACTACACCGGGGACAGCCAGGCTCAGGAGCTGTGCCTCTACCTCACTAAAGCCGCCAGCGTCCCCTACTTTGAAATACTGGAGAAGTGGACCTACAGGGGCATCATCAAGGATCCATACAG TGAGTTCATGGTGGAGGAGCACGagctgcagaaagagaagaTTCAGGAGGACTACAACGACAAGTACTGGGATCAGAGATACACCATCGTACAGCATCGCATTCCTTCCTTTCTACAGAAAATGGCAGACAAGATATTAAGCAcag GTAAATACCTGAATGTGGTGCGGGAGTGCGGCCGCGATGTGACGTGTCCTGATGCCAAGGAGGTGCTGTACACCCTGAAGGAGAGGGCGTATGTGGAGCAGATAGAGAAAGCTTACAACTACGCCAGCAAGGTCCTGCTGGACTTCCTCatggaggagaaggagctggTGGCACGCCTCAG ATCCATCAAGCACTACTTTTTGATGGACAAAGGGGATTTCTTTGTGCACTTCATGGACCTGacggaggaggagctgaagaagccTGTGGACGACATTGTTCCCCCCAGACTGGAAGCCCTGCTGGAGCTGGCTCTTAGGATGAGCACCGCCAACACCGACCCCTTCAAAGACGACCTCAAG ATTGACCTCATGCCTCATGACGTCATCACTCAGCTGCTGCGGGTGCTGGCCATCGAGACCAAACAGGAGAAGGCCATCATCAATGCAGAGCCCACAGACACAGGCCTCAGCGGCCTGGAGGCCTTCTCCTTCGACTACATCGTCAAGTGGCCCCTGTCACTCATCATCAACAG GAAAGCCCTGACGAGGTACCAGATGTTGTTCAGACACATATTTTACTGCAAACACGTGGAGAGGCTGCTGTGCAACGTGTGGATCTGCAACAAAGATTTCAAGCTGTACTCCTCAAATTGTGCAAAATG GTTTGCTGCTGCGTTCGCCCTGCGACAGCGCATGCTCAACTTTGTGCAGAACATCCAGTACTACATGATGTTTGAGGTGATGGAGCCCACCTGGCACATCATGGAGAATAACCTGAAAACA GCGTCAAACATCGATGATGTGCTCTGCCATCACACCAGCTTCTTGGATAACTGCCTGAAGGACTGCATGCTGACTAACCCCGAACTCCTCAGGATCTTCTCCAAACTGATGTCCGTCTGCGTCATGTTTACAAGCTGCATGCAG CGGTTCACTCAGAGTAAGAGGTTAGAGCGTCTCTCTAGGGAGCAGGGGACTATGGATGGGCCTCCCACTGAGAGGGAACATGCTGaggaggcagagaagaagaagctgaaCACAAAG TTATTATCTGAGCATGCAGACACCCTCCAGTCAGACGCTGGCTTTGAAACCAGCATCAGCAAGTTTGACAGCAACTTCAGCACGCTGCTGCTGGACCTGCTGGACAAACTGAGCATCTACAGCACCAACGACTGCGAGCACAGCATGATCAGCATCATCTACAG GCTGGATTTCAATGGATTCTACACCGAGCGGCTGGAGAAGATGGCCATAGAGCGGAGCCAGAAAGCTTCAGCGTAG
- the adam8b gene encoding zinc metalloproteinase-disintegrin-like 8, protein MVSLWLIWVCLLQSSAMLSHVERYEVVAPRRLQGRQKRSLQETQLYPDTVQYQLAIAGRNHTINLEKNRNLIGRGYTETHYLEDGKRVTASPNEEHCYYHGHIEGMKDSSVSVGICSGISGYVRARQQVYLIEPLGQSEDGGHAVYRPEDLKRINSSSNNTVLYDQDQAQGPRLSSLFRSRLWKTKPIAGPPKFVELFVVVDNTEYKRYGSETRSRVLRAINHVDKLYRPLNIRVMLVGLEIWTYRDHIDVDSKSEIALDNFLLWRQADLLKRTKHDNAQFVTGKDFEGDTVGLANKFAMCTGNSGGVNQDHHDNPIGLASTIAHEMGHNFGLSHDAVGCMCGPSYSSGNCVMSEKLRTGNHAFPEFFSGCSVEQLAEFMARARPTCLSRPSSNTNIAASPSCGDNLLDPGEECDCGSVEECQNPCCDASTCRLTEGSQCAQGECCNNCQIKLAGSVCRKSASDCDLPEYCTGASEECPEDSFEMNGKPCYDQAQGYCYNGQCPTHQQHCWRLFGSGTRVGSDRCFQLNGMGKEDLNCGRDKVSYIPCTTPNLKCGSMFCEGGGEPITGKRADYNLECKLAVDDDETRNINMVPKGTKCGPNKVCLDNRCVDMSVYGKKEDCSKKCNNNGVCNHKKECHCNPGWAPPYCDIQYADIPQVQSGIIAGVCAALSILLTITAVTAGLMCCKKDNTENYTYKRKVHSAPDKLNPMFQEQSVKERPQISVPTFMASTATQAYAPLVVSVTPSRSAPQPPKKLSPVSPTSQTEPAKPPPPSIPVPPLSKPQFFAAKPTPPPVPPVKPSPPTAARVKPNPPPPPPAKPQTFRLT, encoded by the exons ATGGTCTCACTGTGGCTGATATGGG tTTGTCTCTTGCAGAGCTCTGCGATGTTGTCTCATGTTGAGAGATATGAGGTCGTAGCGCCTCGGAGACTCCAGGGCAGACAGAAGCGGAGCCTGCAGGAAACCCAG CTTTATCCTGACACGGTTCAGTACCAGTTAGCCATTGCAGGGAGGAACCACACAATTAATCTGGAAAAAAACAG gAATCTTATTGGGAGAGGCTACACTGAGACGCACTATTTAGAAGATGGGAAACGGGTTACAGCATCACCAAATGAG GAGCACTGCTACTATCACGGTCACATTGAGGGCATGAAGGACTCTTCAGTCAGTGTTGGGATTTGCTCAGGCATTAG TGGCTATGTGAGAGCCCGGCAGCAGGTTTACCTGATAGAGCCTCTGGGACAGTCTGAGGATGGTGGCCATGCAGTGTACAGACCGGAGGACTTGAAGAGAATCAACTCCTCATCCAACAACACCGTGCTTTACGACCAGGACCAGGCCCAGGGCCCGCGGCTCTCTAGCCTCTTCAGATCCAGATTGTGG AAAACCAAACCCATTGCAGGTCCACCGAAGTTTGTCGAGCTGTTTGTGGTGGTGGACAATACTGAG tATAAGCGATATGGAAGCGAGACAAGGTCCCGGGTCCTCAGAGCTATAAATCACGTTGACAAG CTGTATCGACCTCTGAACATTCGCGTCATGCTGGTGGGCTTGGAGATTTGGACGTACAGAGACCACATTGATGTTGACAGTAAATCGGAGATTGCCCTGGATAATTTCCTCCTGTGGCGGCAGGCCGATCTTCTGAAGAGGACCAAGCACGACAATGCCCAATTTGTGAC AGGCAAAGATTTCGAGGGAGACACAGTTGGACTGGCTAATAAGTTTGCCATGTGTACCGGAAACTCAGGTGGAGTCAATCAG GATCACCATGACAACCCAATAGGCCTTGCCTCTACCATTGCTCATGAGATGGGACATAACTTTGGCTTGTCACATGATGCTGTAGGCTGTATGTGTGGTCCATCTTACAGCAGTGGGAACTGTGTGATGTCAGAAAAACTCAG GACAGGAAATCACGCCTTCCCAGAGTTTTTCAGCGGCTGCAGTGTGGAGCAGCTTGCCGAGTTCATGGCGCGAGCTCGGCCCACCTGCTTGTCCAGACCCAGCTCCAATACCAACATCGCTGCAAGTCCGAGCTGTGGGGACAACCTACTGGACCCCGGAGAGGAGTGTGACTGCGGCTCTGTCGAG GAATGCCAGAACCCTTGTTGTGATGCCTCAACTTGTCGCCTGACTGAAGGATCCCAGTGTGCTCAGGGAGAATGCTGTAACAACTGCCAG ATCAAATTGGCTGGAAGTGTATGTAGAAAGTCAGCCAGTGACTGTGACTTGCCTGAATACTGCACCGGAGCATCGGAGGAGTGTCCTGAAGACAGCTTCGAGATGAATGGCAAGCCCTGCTACGACCAGGCACAGGGCTACTGCTACAACGGACAATGCCCCACACATCAGCAGCACTGCTGGAGGCTGTTTGGATCAG GGACCAGAGTTGGATCGGATAGGTGTTTTCAACTGAACGGTATGGGAAAAGAAGATTTAAACTGTGGAAGGGACAAAGTCAGCTACATCCCCTGCACTACACC gaaTCTGAAGTGTGGATCTATGTTTTGTGAAGGAGGGGGCGAGCCCATCACAGGTAAAAGGGCAGACTACAATTTAGAATGTAAACTAGCGGTGGATGACGATGAGACCAGAAACATCAACATGGTGCCAAAAGGAACCAAATGCGGACCAAACAAG GTTTGCCTTGACAACAGATGTGTGGATATGTCAGTTTATGGGAAAAAGGAGGACTGTTCAAAGAAATGCAACAACAACGGG gtgtgtaaCCACAAGAAAGAGTGCCACTGTAATCCTGGCTGGGCTCCACCCTACTGTGACATCCAGTATGCAGATATACCTCAAG TTCAGAGTGGGATAATAGCCGGAGTGTGTGCAGCTCTCTCCATCCTTCTGACCATCACTGCAGTGACTGCCGGGCTGATGTGTTGCAAAAAGGACAACACAGAGAACTACACCTACAAAAG GAAAGTGCATTCAGCTCCAGACAAGCTGAACCCGATGTTCCAGGAGCAGAGTGTTAAAGAGAGACCTCAGATCAGTGTGCCCACTTTCATGGCGTCTACAGCAACACAGGCCTACGCTCCTCTGGTTGTTTCGGTGACTCCCAGCAGGTCTGCTCCacag CCACCAAAGAAACTGTCTCCAGTCTCTCCTACATCCCAGACTGAGCCG GCAAAACCTCCACCTCCATCTATACCTGTACCTCCTCTGAGTAAACCTCAG ttttttgcaGCCAAACCAACTCCTCCTCCTGTACCTCCAGTCAAGCCTAGTCCTCCTACTGCTGCCAGAGTGAAACCTAACCCTCCGCCTCCGCCCCCAGCGAAGCCACAGACATTCAGACTCACATGA